The Mytilus edulis chromosome 12, xbMytEdul2.2, whole genome shotgun sequence genome contains a region encoding:
- the LOC139498455 gene encoding uncharacterized protein, whose protein sequence is MKTRITNSYNAARAHRTWEMSSYSMSSEGEYLAQGAAAYFNTNRGISHGNYMNECTNSVLCANEAAMRYHLWAKDKELYSILSYIFTSNHAEKPSGLHVCV, encoded by the exons ATGAAAACAAGG ATTACTAATTCTTATAATGCTGCCAGGGCACATCGGACTTGGGAAATGTCTTCATATTCAATGTCTAGTGAAGGAGAATATCTAGCCCAAGGGGCGGCAGCATACTTCAACACCAATCGTGGAATATCACACGGAAACTATATGAATGA gTGTACGAATAGTGTTCTCTGTGCAAACGAAGCGGCCATGAGATATCATCTGTGGGCAAAAGATAAAGAACTGTACAGCATTCTCTCTTATATATTTACCAGTAATCATGCTGAAAAACCCAGCGGCCTGCATGTCTGTGTATGA